In one window of Leifsonia sp. NPDC080035 DNA:
- a CDS encoding sugar ABC transporter permease, with amino-acid sequence MSTISAPPAAGTTPAAGTAPRRRPPLMQRVLGKNPLGWLFGAPYLIFVLVIFAYPLGYAVYMSFFDYFFAAPGANVSQPFVGFDNYVQVVTDPAVLQSFANVGIFLIINVPLTVVLSLVLASGLNSITRFRTFLRMSYYVPYVTASVAIIGVWLFLFSGDGLINQILGPLAPNPSWFVNPWLAMPTIAIYVTWKQLGLYILLYLAALQNVPRELYESASTDGAGRVRQFFSVTVPGVRPATVLVLLLSTITGANLFTEPYLLTGGGGPDGHSTSPVLLIYQQGIQQGHPGYAAAIGVVLVILVLIIGWLQNRFAGGRD; translated from the coding sequence ATGAGCACGATCTCCGCTCCCCCGGCGGCGGGCACCACGCCCGCCGCCGGGACGGCCCCGCGCCGGCGGCCGCCGCTGATGCAGCGGGTCCTGGGCAAGAATCCGCTCGGCTGGCTGTTCGGCGCTCCGTACCTGATCTTCGTCCTGGTGATCTTCGCGTACCCGTTGGGTTACGCGGTCTACATGTCGTTCTTCGACTACTTCTTCGCCGCACCGGGCGCGAACGTCAGCCAGCCGTTCGTCGGGTTCGACAACTACGTCCAGGTGGTCACCGACCCCGCGGTGCTCCAGTCGTTCGCCAACGTCGGCATCTTCCTGATCATCAACGTGCCGCTCACGGTGGTGCTCTCGCTGGTGCTCGCCAGCGGGCTGAACAGCATCACCCGGTTCCGCACCTTCCTGCGGATGAGCTACTACGTCCCGTACGTCACCGCGAGCGTCGCGATCATCGGCGTCTGGCTGTTCCTGTTCAGCGGCGACGGCCTGATCAACCAGATCCTGGGGCCGCTCGCGCCGAACCCGTCGTGGTTCGTGAACCCGTGGCTGGCGATGCCGACGATCGCGATCTACGTGACCTGGAAGCAGCTCGGCCTGTACATCCTGCTCTACCTCGCGGCGCTGCAGAACGTGCCGCGCGAGCTCTACGAGTCGGCGTCGACCGACGGGGCGGGGCGGGTGCGCCAGTTCTTCTCGGTCACCGTTCCTGGCGTGCGCCCCGCGACCGTGCTGGTGCTGCTGCTCTCCACCATCACCGGTGCCAACCTGTTCACCGAGCCCTATCTGCTCACCGGAGGCGGCGGTCCCGACGGGCACTCGACTTCGCCGGTGCTCCTCATCTACCAGCAGGGCATCCAGCAGGGTCACCCCGGCTACGCCGCCGCGATCGGCGTCGTGCTCGTGATCCTGGTGCTGATCATCGGCTGGCTGCAGAACCGATTCGCGGGAGGACGCGACTGA
- a CDS encoding NAD(P)-dependent oxidoreductase, with translation MDITFLGLGRMGRELVPHLIDAGHRVTAWNRSPGPTEAIGRRGARIAGTAAEAVDGAEAVVSVLFGPETVREVIVDGSLPWRPGALWIDVTTVSPEDATAFADFAAEAGIRYVHSPVVGSLAPARAGALAVLIGGEHDAAREARRLVALWADPDKLRTFDAAPKAAASKLVANLALAVSMEALAEALRLGRSAGLDGDEVLQTLSLTAIAPMAAMKGRLVTAGEFDDAQFSAAALAKDTRLMLATSDTPLPAVALVAAELQRAVEAGDGEKDFSIIARDR, from the coding sequence ATGGACATCACATTCCTCGGGCTCGGCCGGATGGGCCGCGAGCTCGTTCCCCACCTGATCGACGCCGGCCACCGGGTCACCGCGTGGAACCGCTCCCCCGGGCCGACCGAGGCGATCGGCCGCCGTGGGGCGCGCATCGCCGGGACGGCGGCCGAGGCGGTGGACGGCGCGGAAGCCGTCGTCAGCGTGCTGTTCGGCCCGGAGACGGTGCGCGAGGTCATCGTGGACGGGTCGCTGCCGTGGCGTCCCGGCGCGCTCTGGATCGACGTGACGACCGTCTCGCCCGAGGACGCGACCGCGTTCGCCGACTTCGCGGCGGAGGCGGGCATCCGCTACGTGCACTCCCCCGTCGTCGGGTCGCTCGCGCCCGCACGGGCCGGCGCGCTCGCCGTGCTGATCGGCGGCGAACACGACGCGGCCCGCGAGGCGCGGCGGCTGGTGGCGCTCTGGGCCGACCCGGACAAGCTGCGCACCTTCGATGCGGCGCCCAAGGCCGCCGCATCCAAGCTCGTCGCGAACCTCGCCCTCGCCGTGTCGATGGAGGCGCTCGCGGAGGCGCTGCGGCTCGGCCGTTCCGCCGGTCTCGACGGCGACGAGGTGCTTCAGACGCTGTCGCTCACCGCGATCGCCCCGATGGCCGCGATGAAGGGCCGGCTGGTGACGGCAGGCGAGTTCGACGACGCGCAGTTCTCCGCCGCCGCCCTCGCGAAGGACACGCGGCTCATGCTGGCGACCTCCGACACGCCGCTTCCCGCGGTCGCGCTGGTCGCCGCCGAGCTGCAGCGCGCCGTCGAGGCGGGCGACGGCGAGAAGGACTTCTCGATCATCGCCCGCGACCGCTGA
- a CDS encoding Gfo/Idh/MocA family oxidoreductase, with product MTGAETEKETMSIPADRPLKVAVLSFAHTHAIGYCRALAGRADIDLVVADPDGAAAPDDAPRGRELADALGVRYLDSYEEALAWGPDAVIVTAENVRHRALVEAAAAAGAHILCEKPLATTVEDAEAMLAAADRAGVTLMTAYPVRFAPAFADLVQRVRAGQLGTLLAVKGTNNGKLPSDRAWFTDAALSGGGALVDHVVHCADLLDELLAEQPATVHAVSNRILHPEATVETGGLVTAVYGSGVIATIDCSWSVPDAAATWGGLTLQVTGTRGSVTIAPFAPHVAGQTADGPVWEPTGDDLDAAMIAEFVDAVRSGRPARPDGRVGLRTLQVVDAARRSAATGEVVVPRG from the coding sequence ATGACCGGCGCAGAGACCGAGAAGGAGACCATGAGCATCCCCGCCGACCGGCCGCTGAAGGTGGCCGTGCTGTCGTTCGCGCACACCCACGCCATCGGCTACTGCCGTGCGCTTGCCGGCCGCGCCGACATCGACCTGGTCGTCGCCGACCCCGACGGCGCCGCCGCTCCGGACGACGCTCCGCGCGGACGCGAGCTGGCGGACGCGCTCGGCGTCCGCTACCTCGACAGCTACGAGGAGGCGCTCGCCTGGGGTCCGGACGCGGTGATCGTCACCGCCGAGAACGTGCGGCACCGAGCGCTGGTGGAGGCGGCCGCGGCCGCCGGCGCGCACATCCTGTGCGAGAAGCCGCTGGCGACGACGGTCGAGGACGCCGAGGCGATGCTGGCGGCGGCCGACCGCGCCGGTGTGACGCTGATGACCGCGTACCCGGTGCGCTTCGCGCCCGCGTTCGCCGACCTGGTGCAGCGCGTGCGAGCAGGACAGCTCGGCACCCTGCTCGCCGTCAAGGGGACGAACAACGGCAAGCTGCCCTCCGATCGCGCCTGGTTCACGGATGCGGCGCTGTCCGGAGGCGGGGCGCTCGTCGACCACGTCGTGCACTGCGCCGACCTGCTGGACGAGCTGCTCGCCGAGCAGCCGGCGACCGTGCACGCGGTGTCCAACCGCATCCTGCACCCGGAGGCGACGGTCGAGACCGGCGGGCTCGTGACCGCGGTCTACGGCAGCGGGGTGATCGCGACGATCGACTGCTCGTGGAGCGTGCCGGATGCGGCCGCGACCTGGGGCGGCCTCACGCTGCAGGTGACCGGAACCCGCGGCTCGGTGACGATCGCACCCTTCGCGCCGCACGTCGCCGGGCAGACGGCTGACGGACCGGTGTGGGAGCCGACCGGGGACGACCTCGACGCGGCGATGATCGCCGAGTTCGTGGACGCCGTGCGCTCGGGACGTCCGGCGCGGCCCGACGGCCGGGTCGGCCTCCGGACGTTGCAGGTCGTGGATGCGGCGCGCCGGTCCGCCGCGACCGGCGAGGTGGTCGTCCCGCGCGGCTGA
- a CDS encoding YciI family protein — MTQYLLSVYQPDGPVPEPEALAAIGRDLDALNTEMRAAGAWVFSNGLLPPSSATVLRPRGDDVVVTDGPFAEGKEHLGGFTIVDVPDLDAAMAWGRRLAVATTLPIEVRPFA, encoded by the coding sequence ATGACCCAGTACCTGCTCAGCGTCTACCAGCCGGACGGACCCGTCCCGGAGCCGGAGGCCCTGGCCGCGATCGGCCGCGACCTCGACGCCCTCAACACCGAGATGCGCGCCGCCGGGGCGTGGGTGTTCTCGAACGGGCTGCTCCCGCCGTCGTCCGCCACCGTGCTGCGCCCGCGCGGTGACGACGTCGTCGTGACGGACGGACCGTTCGCGGAGGGCAAGGAGCACCTCGGCGGCTTCACCATCGTCGATGTGCCAGACCTGGATGCGGCGATGGCGTGGGGACGCAGGCTCGCCGTCGCCACCACCCTGCCGATCGAGGTCAGGCCGTTCGCCTGA
- a CDS encoding carbohydrate ABC transporter permease — MTTIKNVPVADGRKAPRERRRRDLASSARLSRPQAILQGIVLTLGAIAFLFPFYYMLVGSLQTAPDTSVAGAFPNPANLTLHNYAAINDRINLWSGLANSGIFTGGVLLCTVVFGVLAGYALSILQWRGRGVTFALALLVQTIPFQLLMIPLYVLIARNYGLADNYLGMILPFAINSAAVLIFRQYFLQLPRELFDAARVDGAGEFTLLWRVALPLVRPALVTVILLTFIGPWNEFLWPFLITKEASMQPLAVSLANYISTVAASTANPFGAILAGAVVLAAPVVVLFIVFQRYFTSTDIGSSVKG; from the coding sequence ATGACCACGATCAAGAATGTCCCGGTGGCGGACGGGCGGAAGGCGCCGCGCGAGCGCCGGCGCCGCGACCTCGCCTCCTCCGCACGGCTGAGCCGGCCGCAGGCGATCCTGCAGGGGATCGTGCTGACGCTCGGCGCCATCGCCTTCCTGTTCCCCTTCTACTACATGCTGGTCGGGTCGCTGCAGACGGCGCCCGACACCTCCGTCGCGGGCGCCTTCCCGAACCCCGCGAACCTGACGCTGCACAACTACGCGGCGATCAACGACCGCATCAACCTGTGGTCGGGGCTCGCGAACTCGGGGATCTTCACCGGCGGCGTGCTGCTGTGCACGGTCGTGTTCGGCGTGCTGGCGGGGTACGCGCTGTCGATCCTGCAGTGGCGGGGCCGTGGCGTGACCTTCGCGCTCGCGCTGCTGGTGCAGACCATCCCGTTCCAGCTGCTGATGATCCCGCTGTACGTGCTCATCGCGCGCAACTACGGGCTCGCAGACAACTACCTCGGGATGATCCTGCCGTTCGCGATCAACTCGGCGGCCGTGCTCATCTTCCGGCAGTACTTCCTGCAGCTGCCGCGAGAACTGTTCGACGCCGCCAGGGTGGACGGCGCCGGCGAGTTCACCCTGCTCTGGCGGGTCGCGCTCCCGCTCGTGCGTCCGGCCCTGGTGACGGTGATCCTGCTGACCTTCATCGGCCCGTGGAACGAGTTCCTCTGGCCGTTCCTGATCACGAAGGAGGCGAGCATGCAGCCCCTGGCCGTCTCGCTCGCCAACTACATCAGCACGGTCGCCGCCTCCACCGCGAACCCGTTCGGCGCCATCCTCGCCGGAGCCGTTGTGCTCGCGGCACCCGTCGTCGTGCTGTTCATCGTGTTCCAGCGCTACTTCACCTCGACCGACATCGGCTCGTCCGTCAAGGGCTGA
- a CDS encoding glycosidase translates to MTPAADEPLEAEGVLNPASGRGPDGGLYLLPRLVAAGNVSRVGLARVLIEDGVPVGVEREGVVLEPDRAFERGANNAGVEDPRITTVPALGLHVMTYVAYGPLGPRTAVAVSRDLRDWQRLGPVTFEYDDATGVDLGLFHNKDTVFFPEPVTAPDGTPSLAVLHRPVWDLEGVRPGEGEHPPEALAEKRPSIWIAFIPLDAVRADVRELTRWRANRFLAGPEFPFEELKIGAGPAPVRVPEGWLLLHHGVTGRLEPGIAQQQNVNYAAGAMILDADEPWRVLQRTPEPLLAAETEEERSGIVPNVVFPTAIERVDGVDWVFYGMADSKIGVARLERRNESGA, encoded by the coding sequence ATGACCCCGGCCGCCGACGAACCGCTCGAAGCCGAGGGCGTGCTCAACCCCGCCTCCGGCCGCGGGCCGGACGGCGGGCTCTACCTGCTGCCCCGGCTCGTCGCCGCCGGCAACGTCTCCCGCGTCGGGCTGGCGCGCGTCCTGATCGAGGACGGCGTCCCCGTCGGCGTCGAGCGCGAGGGTGTCGTCCTCGAACCCGACCGCGCGTTCGAGCGCGGCGCGAACAACGCGGGCGTCGAGGATCCACGGATCACCACCGTCCCCGCCCTCGGCCTGCACGTGATGACGTACGTGGCGTACGGTCCGCTCGGTCCGCGCACCGCGGTCGCCGTCTCGCGGGACCTGCGCGATTGGCAGCGCCTCGGCCCGGTCACGTTCGAGTACGACGACGCCACCGGCGTCGACCTCGGGCTGTTCCACAACAAGGACACCGTGTTCTTCCCGGAGCCGGTCACCGCCCCGGACGGCACGCCGAGCCTCGCGGTGCTGCACCGCCCGGTGTGGGATCTGGAGGGGGTGCGGCCGGGCGAGGGCGAGCATCCCCCGGAGGCACTGGCCGAGAAGCGGCCGAGCATCTGGATCGCGTTCATCCCGCTCGACGCCGTCCGCGCCGACGTCCGGGAGCTGACCCGCTGGCGCGCGAACCGGTTCCTCGCCGGTCCCGAGTTCCCGTTCGAGGAGCTGAAGATCGGCGCCGGTCCCGCGCCCGTCCGGGTGCCGGAGGGCTGGCTGCTGCTGCATCACGGGGTCACCGGCCGCCTGGAGCCGGGCATCGCCCAGCAGCAGAACGTGAACTACGCGGCCGGAGCGATGATCCTGGACGCCGACGAGCCGTGGCGCGTCCTCCAGCGGACCCCGGAGCCGCTGCTCGCCGCGGAGACGGAGGAGGAGCGCAGCGGGATCGTCCCGAACGTGGTCTTCCCCACCGCGATCGAGCGCGTGGACGGCGTCGACTGGGTCTTCTACGGCATGGCCGACTCGAAGATCGGTGTCGCACGTCTGGAGCGGAGGAACGAATCCGGGGCATGA
- a CDS encoding sigma-70 family RNA polymerase sigma factor produces MDERVNEGAPKAPGAPGAPEAPAAVADVFRAEYGRAVSVLYRALGDLDRAEDAVQEAFAIAAGRWPTDGVPPAPAGWIIVTARRRAIDRLRRESVGREREAQATRLLALDAGDPQPADDGPIGDDRLRLIFTCCHPALAPNARVALTLRLLGGLSTAEIARAFLVPEPTLAQRISRAKAKIRDARIPYRIPSAPDLPERLDSVLAVVYLIFSEGYTASAGDRLVRDELCAEALRLARLLAALLPDEEEVQGLLALLLLVDARRPARLGADGGMVALPDQDRTLWDADRIAEGHAIVRRCLARGRPGRYQLQAAIQAVHDDGATADATDWRQIVALYDQLLRVQPTPVVALNRAVAVAEVAGPAAGLAETEPLREALEDFYVLHGVRAGLLRRIGRTADAAAEYDAALRLCENAAERAFLERERAEC; encoded by the coding sequence GTGGACGAGCGCGTGAACGAGGGCGCACCGAAGGCGCCGGGCGCACCGGGGGCGCCGGAGGCCCCCGCGGCCGTCGCCGACGTCTTCCGCGCCGAGTACGGCCGCGCCGTCTCGGTGCTGTACCGCGCCCTCGGTGACCTCGACCGGGCCGAGGACGCGGTGCAGGAGGCGTTCGCCATCGCGGCCGGTCGCTGGCCGACCGACGGGGTTCCGCCCGCCCCCGCCGGCTGGATCATCGTCACCGCCCGGCGGCGCGCGATCGACCGGCTGCGCCGCGAGTCGGTCGGCCGTGAGCGGGAGGCGCAGGCGACGCGGCTGCTCGCCCTCGACGCCGGCGACCCGCAGCCCGCCGACGATGGCCCCATCGGCGACGACCGCCTCCGGCTCATCTTCACCTGCTGCCACCCGGCGCTCGCCCCGAACGCCAGGGTCGCGCTGACACTGCGCCTGCTCGGCGGCCTCAGCACCGCCGAGATCGCGCGCGCCTTCCTCGTCCCCGAGCCGACGCTGGCGCAGCGGATCTCCCGGGCGAAGGCGAAGATCCGGGATGCGCGCATCCCGTACCGCATCCCCTCCGCACCCGACCTGCCGGAACGGCTGGACTCCGTGCTGGCGGTCGTGTACCTGATCTTCAGCGAGGGCTACACGGCGTCGGCCGGCGACCGGCTCGTGCGCGACGAACTGTGCGCCGAGGCCCTGCGCCTCGCTCGCCTGCTTGCCGCACTGCTGCCCGACGAGGAGGAGGTGCAGGGACTGCTGGCGCTGCTGCTGCTCGTGGACGCCCGCCGCCCGGCCCGGCTCGGCGCCGACGGCGGGATGGTCGCGCTGCCCGACCAGGACCGCACGCTCTGGGACGCGGACAGAATCGCCGAGGGCCACGCGATCGTGCGCCGCTGCCTCGCCCGCGGCCGGCCGGGGCGCTACCAGCTGCAGGCGGCCATCCAGGCGGTGCACGACGACGGCGCCACGGCCGACGCGACGGACTGGCGGCAGATCGTCGCGCTCTACGACCAGCTGCTGCGGGTGCAGCCGACCCCGGTCGTCGCGCTCAACCGGGCCGTCGCCGTGGCCGAGGTCGCCGGACCCGCGGCGGGGCTCGCCGAGACCGAGCCGCTGCGCGAGGCGCTCGAGGACTTCTACGTGCTGCACGGCGTGCGCGCCGGGCTGTTGCGGCGGATCGGCAGGACGGCGGACGCCGCCGCCGAGTACGACGCGGCCCTGCGACTCTGCGAGAACGCTGCGGAGCGTGCCTTCCTGGAGCGCGAACGCGCGGAGTGCTGA